One genomic segment of Erythrolamprus reginae isolate rEryReg1 chromosome 2, rEryReg1.hap1, whole genome shotgun sequence includes these proteins:
- the HMGCS1 gene encoding hydroxymethylglutaryl-CoA synthase, cytoplasmic isoform X2: MPGSLPVNAEACWPKDVGIVALEIYFPSQYVDQVELEKFDGVDAGKYTIGLGQSKMGFCSDREDINSLCLTAVQKLMERNSLSYNCIGRLEVGTETIIDKSKSVKTVLMQLFEESGNTDVEGIDTTNACYGGTAALFNAINWLESSSWDGRYALVVAGDIAVYATGNARPTGGAGAVAMLVGPNAPLIFERGLRGTHMQHAYDFYKPDMVSEYPVVDGKLSIQCYLSALDHCYSVYRKKIYAQWQKEGIDKDFTLDDFGFIIFHSPYCKLVQKSVARLLLNDFLNEPTLSKENDICNGLEAFRDLKLEDTYFDRDVEKAFMKASSEIFSQKTKASLLVSNQNGNMYTPSVYGCLASLLAQYSPQQLAGQRIGVFSYGSGFAATLYSIKVSQDATPGSSLDKIIASLTDLKARLDSRKCISPEVFAENMMLREKTHHLANYIPQGSVDDLFEGTWYLVRVDEKHRRTYAHRPMLGDRPLEAGVEVHLNLAGEHIPSPAKKVPRIPAKMDTEAVAVTLSNGEH, from the exons ATGCCTGGATCTCTACCTGTGAATGCTGAAGCCTGTTGGCCAAAAGATGTGGGAATTGTAGCTTTGGAgatctattttccttcccaatatGTTGACCAGGTAGAGCTAGAGAAATTCGATGGAGTGGACGCAGGCAAATACACCATTGGCTTGGGACAATCCAAGATGGGCTTCTGCTCTGACAGAGAGGACATCAATTCACTTTGCCTCACTGCAGTCCAGAAGCTGATGGAGCGGAACAGTCTGTCCTACAACTGCATTGGAAGACTTGAAGTTGGAACCGAGACGATCATCGACAAATCCAAATCTGTAAAAACGGTCCTGATGCAGCTCTTTGAAGAATCTGGTAACACAGATGTGGAGGGCATTGACACAACAAATGCATGCTATGGAGGCACAGCTGCACTCTTCAATGCCATTAACTGGCTGGAATCTAGTTCCTGGGATG GGCGTTACGCACTTGTTGTTGCTGGAGACATAGCTGTATATGCCACTGGGAATGCCAGACCAACTGGAGGAGCTGGTGCTGTTGCTATGCTTGTGGGTCCAAATGCACCCCTCATTTTTGAACGAG GATTGCGTGGGACCCACATGCAGCATGCATATGACTTTTATAAACCTGATATGGTATCTGAGTATCCTGTGGTAGACGGCAAGCTATCCATACAATGCTACCTCAGTGCGTTGGATCATTGTTACAGTGTCTATCGCAAGAAAATCTATGCCCAGTGGCAGAAAG aggGGATTGACAAGGACTTCACCCTGGATGATTTTGGCTTCATAATCTTCCATTCTCCATATTGCAAACTGGTTCAGAAATCTGTAGCCCGCCTGCTGCTGAACGATTTTCTTAATGAGCCAACACTCTCAAAAGAAAATGACATTTGCAATGGCCTAGAAGCATTTAG agatCTAAAACTGGAAGACACCTACTTTGACAGAGATGTGGAAAAAGCTTTTATGAAGGCTAGCTCTGAAATCTTCAGCCAAAAAACAAAGGCCTCTTTGCTTGTCTCCAATCAAAACGGAAATATGTATACACCATCTGTCTATGGCTGCCTTGCCTCTCTGTTAGCCCA GTACTCTCCACAGCAACTGGCAGGACAAAGGATTGGAGTTTTCTCATATGGTTCTGGTTTTGCTGCTACCCTCTATTCTATCAAGGTTAGCCAAGATGCAACCCCAG GCTCTTCTCTGGATAAAATAATAGCAAGTCTGACTGATTTGAAAGCAAGGCTTGATTCAAGGAAATGTATCTCGCCAGAAGTATTTGCAGAAAACATGATGCTGAGAGAAAAAACTCACCACTTAG caAACTACATCCCCCAGGGTTCAGTGGACGACCTTTTTGAGGGAACATGGTACTTAGTACGAGTGGATGAAAAGCACAGAAGGACATATGCCCATCGTCCCATGCTCGGTGACAGACCTCTGGAAGCAGGAGTGGAAGTTCATCTGAACCTGGCTGGCGAG cATATTCCCAGCCCTGCCAAGAAAGTACCAAGAATTCCTGCAAAAATGGACACTGAAGCAGTTGCTGTTACCCTTTCCAATGGGGAGCATTAA
- the HMGCS1 gene encoding hydroxymethylglutaryl-CoA synthase, cytoplasmic isoform X1 yields the protein MYACAVSGSRCLPEPAVGFHCGHTNMPGSLPVNAEACWPKDVGIVALEIYFPSQYVDQVELEKFDGVDAGKYTIGLGQSKMGFCSDREDINSLCLTAVQKLMERNSLSYNCIGRLEVGTETIIDKSKSVKTVLMQLFEESGNTDVEGIDTTNACYGGTAALFNAINWLESSSWDGRYALVVAGDIAVYATGNARPTGGAGAVAMLVGPNAPLIFERGLRGTHMQHAYDFYKPDMVSEYPVVDGKLSIQCYLSALDHCYSVYRKKIYAQWQKEGIDKDFTLDDFGFIIFHSPYCKLVQKSVARLLLNDFLNEPTLSKENDICNGLEAFRDLKLEDTYFDRDVEKAFMKASSEIFSQKTKASLLVSNQNGNMYTPSVYGCLASLLAQYSPQQLAGQRIGVFSYGSGFAATLYSIKVSQDATPGSSLDKIIASLTDLKARLDSRKCISPEVFAENMMLREKTHHLANYIPQGSVDDLFEGTWYLVRVDEKHRRTYAHRPMLGDRPLEAGVEVHLNLAGEHIPSPAKKVPRIPAKMDTEAVAVTLSNGEH from the exons ATGTACGCATGCGCGGTCAGCGGCTCGCGGTGTCTGCCGGAGCCGGCGGTGGGGTTCCACTGCGG ACACACCAATATGCCTGGATCTCTACCTGTGAATGCTGAAGCCTGTTGGCCAAAAGATGTGGGAATTGTAGCTTTGGAgatctattttccttcccaatatGTTGACCAGGTAGAGCTAGAGAAATTCGATGGAGTGGACGCAGGCAAATACACCATTGGCTTGGGACAATCCAAGATGGGCTTCTGCTCTGACAGAGAGGACATCAATTCACTTTGCCTCACTGCAGTCCAGAAGCTGATGGAGCGGAACAGTCTGTCCTACAACTGCATTGGAAGACTTGAAGTTGGAACCGAGACGATCATCGACAAATCCAAATCTGTAAAAACGGTCCTGATGCAGCTCTTTGAAGAATCTGGTAACACAGATGTGGAGGGCATTGACACAACAAATGCATGCTATGGAGGCACAGCTGCACTCTTCAATGCCATTAACTGGCTGGAATCTAGTTCCTGGGATG GGCGTTACGCACTTGTTGTTGCTGGAGACATAGCTGTATATGCCACTGGGAATGCCAGACCAACTGGAGGAGCTGGTGCTGTTGCTATGCTTGTGGGTCCAAATGCACCCCTCATTTTTGAACGAG GATTGCGTGGGACCCACATGCAGCATGCATATGACTTTTATAAACCTGATATGGTATCTGAGTATCCTGTGGTAGACGGCAAGCTATCCATACAATGCTACCTCAGTGCGTTGGATCATTGTTACAGTGTCTATCGCAAGAAAATCTATGCCCAGTGGCAGAAAG aggGGATTGACAAGGACTTCACCCTGGATGATTTTGGCTTCATAATCTTCCATTCTCCATATTGCAAACTGGTTCAGAAATCTGTAGCCCGCCTGCTGCTGAACGATTTTCTTAATGAGCCAACACTCTCAAAAGAAAATGACATTTGCAATGGCCTAGAAGCATTTAG agatCTAAAACTGGAAGACACCTACTTTGACAGAGATGTGGAAAAAGCTTTTATGAAGGCTAGCTCTGAAATCTTCAGCCAAAAAACAAAGGCCTCTTTGCTTGTCTCCAATCAAAACGGAAATATGTATACACCATCTGTCTATGGCTGCCTTGCCTCTCTGTTAGCCCA GTACTCTCCACAGCAACTGGCAGGACAAAGGATTGGAGTTTTCTCATATGGTTCTGGTTTTGCTGCTACCCTCTATTCTATCAAGGTTAGCCAAGATGCAACCCCAG GCTCTTCTCTGGATAAAATAATAGCAAGTCTGACTGATTTGAAAGCAAGGCTTGATTCAAGGAAATGTATCTCGCCAGAAGTATTTGCAGAAAACATGATGCTGAGAGAAAAAACTCACCACTTAG caAACTACATCCCCCAGGGTTCAGTGGACGACCTTTTTGAGGGAACATGGTACTTAGTACGAGTGGATGAAAAGCACAGAAGGACATATGCCCATCGTCCCATGCTCGGTGACAGACCTCTGGAAGCAGGAGTGGAAGTTCATCTGAACCTGGCTGGCGAG cATATTCCCAGCCCTGCCAAGAAAGTACCAAGAATTCCTGCAAAAATGGACACTGAAGCAGTTGCTGTTACCCTTTCCAATGGGGAGCATTAA